The following coding sequences lie in one Streptomyces venezuelae genomic window:
- a CDS encoding ABC transporter ATP-binding protein: protein MRHDEPTWTPQPPAPGEEPPPRQMRRILRLFRPYRGRLAIVGLLVCAASLVSVATPFLLKEILDTALPQGRTGLLSLLALGMVLSAVVTSVFGVLQTLISTSVGQRVMHDLRTAVYGRLQSMSLAFFTRTRTGEVQSRIANDIGGMQATVTSTATSLVSNLTSVIATVVAMLALDWRLTVVSLLLLPVFVWISRRVGRERKKIATQRQKQMAVMAATVTESLSVSGILLGRTMGRADSLTKSFSDESEQLVDLEIRSNMAGRWRMAVITIVMAAMPAVIYWTAGIAFQMGGPTVSIGTLVAFVSLQQGLFRPTVSLLSTGVQIQTSLALFQRIFEYLDLPVDITEPKQPVHLDKIKGEVRFEGVEFRYDEKADPTLQDIDIAIPAGGSLAVVGPTGSGKSTLSHLVPRLYDVTGGRVTLDGIDVRDLDFDTLARAVGVVSQETYLFHASVADNLRFAKPDATDEELFTAARAAQIHDHIASLPEGYDTVVGERGHRFSGGEKQRLAIARTILRDPPVLILDEATSALDTRTERAVQEAIDALSAGRTTLTIAHRLSTVRGADQIVVLDAGRAAERGTHEELLERDGRYAALVRRDAQLEPAT, encoded by the coding sequence ATGCGTCACGACGAACCCACCTGGACGCCGCAGCCCCCTGCCCCCGGCGAGGAGCCCCCGCCGCGCCAGATGCGCCGCATCCTTCGCCTCTTCCGTCCCTACCGAGGCCGCCTCGCGATCGTGGGCCTGCTGGTCTGCGCCGCCTCGCTCGTCTCGGTCGCGACCCCGTTCCTGCTGAAGGAGATCCTCGACACCGCCCTGCCGCAGGGGCGCACGGGCCTGCTGAGCCTGCTCGCGCTCGGCATGGTCCTCAGCGCGGTCGTCACCAGCGTCTTCGGCGTCCTGCAGACCCTGATCAGCACGTCCGTCGGGCAGCGCGTCATGCACGACCTGCGCACCGCGGTGTACGGCAGGTTGCAGAGCATGTCCCTGGCCTTCTTCACCCGCACCCGCACGGGCGAGGTCCAGTCCCGGATCGCCAACGACATCGGGGGCATGCAGGCGACCGTCACCTCCACCGCCACGTCCCTGGTCTCCAACCTGACCAGCGTCATAGCGACCGTCGTCGCCATGCTGGCCCTGGACTGGCGGCTCACCGTCGTCTCGCTCCTGCTGCTCCCGGTGTTCGTGTGGATCAGCCGCCGCGTGGGCCGCGAGCGCAAGAAGATCGCCACGCAGCGCCAGAAGCAGATGGCCGTCATGGCCGCGACCGTCACCGAATCGCTCTCCGTCAGCGGCATCCTCCTCGGCCGCACGATGGGGCGCGCCGACTCGCTCACCAAGTCCTTCTCCGACGAGTCCGAGCAGCTGGTCGACCTGGAGATCCGGTCCAACATGGCGGGTCGCTGGCGCATGGCCGTCATCACCATCGTGATGGCCGCCATGCCGGCCGTCATCTACTGGACCGCGGGCATCGCCTTCCAGATGGGCGGCCCGACCGTCTCCATCGGCACGCTCGTCGCCTTCGTCTCGCTCCAGCAGGGCCTCTTCCGCCCGACCGTCAGCCTCCTCTCGACCGGCGTGCAGATCCAGACCTCGCTCGCGCTCTTCCAGCGCATCTTCGAGTACCTTGACCTGCCCGTCGACATCACCGAGCCCAAGCAGCCGGTACACCTCGACAAGATCAAGGGCGAGGTCCGCTTCGAGGGCGTCGAGTTCCGCTACGACGAGAAGGCGGACCCCACGCTCCAGGACATCGACATCGCCATACCCGCGGGCGGCAGCCTCGCCGTGGTCGGACCCACCGGTTCCGGCAAGTCGACGCTGAGCCACCTCGTCCCCCGGCTCTACGACGTCACGGGCGGCCGCGTCACCCTCGACGGAATCGACGTGCGCGACCTCGACTTCGACACCCTCGCGCGCGCCGTCGGCGTGGTCTCCCAGGAGACGTACCTCTTCCACGCCTCGGTCGCCGACAACCTCCGCTTCGCCAAGCCCGACGCCACCGACGAAGAGCTCTTCACCGCCGCCCGGGCCGCCCAGATCCACGACCACATCGCCTCCCTCCCCGAGGGGTACGACACGGTCGTCGGCGAGCGCGGCCACCGGTTCTCCGGCGGCGAGAAGCAGCGCCTGGCCATCGCCCGCACCATCCTGCGCGACCCGCCGGTCCTCATACTCGACGAGGCGACCAGCGCCCTCGACACCCGCACGGAACGCGCCGTGCAGGAAGCCATCGACGCGCTGTCCGCGGGCCGGACCACCCTCACCATCGCCCACCGGCTCTCCACCGTCCGCGGCGCCGACCAGATCGTGGTCCTGGACGCGGGACGGGCCGCCGAGCGCGGCACCCACGAGGAACTCCTCGAGCGCGACGGCCGTTACGCCGCCCTCGTGCGCAGAGACGCCC
- a CDS encoding MarR family winged helix-turn-helix transcriptional regulator codes for MNTPDPDGLLAEQLLRLTRRLQRIQKRHLVPTGITPAQSRLLRTLAHYETPPRMADLAERLEVVPRAVTTLVDGLEAADLVRRAPDPTNRRVIRIELTDAGLKALGELRGARRAAAEDILAPLDAEQRAQLGVLLNALFDVPDVRRC; via the coding sequence ATGAACACCCCGGACCCCGACGGCCTGCTCGCCGAACAGTTGCTGCGGCTGACGCGCAGGCTGCAGCGGATCCAGAAGCGCCATCTGGTGCCGACCGGTATCACCCCAGCGCAGTCCCGCCTCCTGCGCACCCTCGCGCATTACGAGACACCGCCGCGCATGGCCGACCTCGCCGAGCGCCTGGAAGTCGTGCCCCGCGCCGTGACCACGCTGGTCGACGGCCTGGAGGCCGCCGATCTCGTGCGCCGCGCGCCCGACCCCACCAACCGCCGGGTGATCCGCATCGAACTCACCGACGCGGGACTCAAGGCCCTGGGCGAGCTGCGGGGCGCGCGCCGCGCCGCCGCCGAGGACATCCTTGCCCCCCTGGACGCCGAGCAGCGGGCACAGTTGGGCGTGCTGCTGAACGCACTGTTCGACGTGCCGGACGTCCGCCGCTGCTGA
- a CDS encoding FAD-binding and (Fe-S)-binding domain-containing protein: protein MPLLEPEPDALRPGAASRVDGPAHDRVPDGRGGGTPEPLRSELIALLGADKVLTKISDLVRYASDASPYRFVPQVVVVPEDIDDVSAVLSYAHGKGREVVFRAAGTSLNGQAQGEDILVDVRKHWSGVEVLGGGARARIGPGTTVVRANATLSRFGRVLGPDPASAIACTVGGVVANNASGMTAGTTRNSYRTVASLTVVLPSGTVVDTAEPDADEQLAHAEPDLCAGLLAIKREIEADPELVARIREKYEIKNTNGYRLDAYLDGTTPVEILRGLMVGSEGTFGFLSEIVFDTLPLDRHTSTALLFFPSLPAAAAAVPLFNAAGALAVELMDGNTLRASVSVRGVPADWAELPKSTAALLVEFRAPDEAAQEAYEAAAAKALEGLELTAPVPSVTNAFTRDAKTIGGYWKARKAFVTAVGGSRPSGTTLITEDFAVPPGRLAEACEALLDLQTRHGFDAAVAGHAAHGNLHFLLAFDAAVPADVERYAAFMDEFCRLTVERFDGSLKAEHATGRNIAPFLELEWGPKATELMWRTKQVIDPDGVLAPRIVLDRDPKAHLRGLKTIPRVEPIADPCIECGFCEPTCPSEDLTTTPRQRIVLRREMMRQPAGSPVEDGLVEAYGYDAVDTCAGDSTCSIACPVGIDTGALMKEFRHARHSPREERAAAVAAKNFKAVEASARLAVAAADRISDRLLTAVTRRARKAVRPDLVPEWLPRIPGAAVRKLPRTARVGATAVYYPACVNRIFGSPGDRSLAEAVVAVSARAGKPVWIPDDVAGTCCATIWHSKGYVAGNRVMANRIVEAAWGWTAGGRLPLVVDASSCTLGIAHEVAPYLTADNRELHRELTVVDSIVWAADELLPRLTVHRTVGSAVLHPTCSMQHLGDEAQLRAVAEACADEVVVPDDAGCCAFAGDRGMLHKELTESATRKEAAEVTSRPYDAHLSANRMCEVGMDHATGRGYYSVLLQLERATRP, encoded by the coding sequence ATGCCACTGCTGGAGCCCGAGCCCGACGCCCTGCGCCCCGGTGCGGCGTCGCGCGTGGACGGACCTGCCCACGACCGCGTGCCGGACGGGCGCGGCGGCGGCACCCCGGAGCCGCTCCGTTCGGAGCTGATCGCGCTGCTCGGCGCGGACAAGGTGCTGACGAAGATCTCGGACCTGGTGCGGTACGCCTCGGATGCCAGTCCCTACCGTTTCGTGCCGCAGGTCGTGGTCGTCCCCGAGGACATCGACGACGTGTCGGCCGTCCTGTCGTACGCGCACGGCAAGGGCCGCGAAGTCGTTTTCCGCGCGGCCGGTACGTCGCTGAACGGCCAGGCCCAGGGCGAGGACATCCTCGTCGACGTGCGCAAGCACTGGTCGGGCGTGGAGGTGCTCGGCGGGGGCGCGCGGGCGCGCATCGGTCCCGGCACGACGGTCGTGCGGGCCAACGCGACGCTCTCCCGGTTCGGCCGCGTGCTCGGCCCCGACCCCGCGAGCGCGATTGCCTGCACGGTCGGCGGCGTCGTCGCGAACAACGCCTCGGGCATGACGGCGGGCACCACCCGCAACTCGTACCGCACGGTCGCCTCGCTCACCGTCGTCCTCCCCTCCGGGACGGTCGTGGACACGGCCGAGCCGGACGCGGACGAGCAGTTGGCGCACGCGGAGCCCGACCTGTGCGCGGGCCTGCTGGCGATCAAGCGCGAGATCGAGGCCGACCCGGAGCTGGTGGCCCGTATCCGCGAGAAGTACGAGATCAAGAACACCAACGGCTACCGCCTCGACGCGTACCTCGACGGCACGACGCCCGTGGAGATCCTGCGGGGCCTGATGGTCGGCTCAGAGGGCACCTTCGGCTTCCTCTCCGAGATCGTCTTCGACACACTGCCGCTGGACCGGCACACGAGCACCGCCCTGCTGTTCTTCCCCTCCCTGCCAGCTGCTGCCGCCGCGGTGCCGCTGTTCAACGCGGCGGGCGCCCTCGCCGTCGAGCTGATGGACGGCAACACTCTGCGCGCGTCCGTCAGCGTCCGGGGAGTGCCCGCCGACTGGGCGGAGCTGCCGAAGTCGACGGCCGCCCTCCTGGTCGAGTTCCGCGCCCCGGACGAGGCCGCGCAGGAGGCGTACGAAGCGGCGGCGGCGAAGGCCCTGGAAGGCCTGGAGCTGACCGCGCCCGTGCCGTCGGTGACCAACGCGTTCACGCGCGACGCGAAGACGATCGGTGGCTACTGGAAGGCGCGCAAGGCGTTCGTCACCGCCGTCGGCGGCTCCCGCCCCTCGGGCACGACGCTCATCACCGAGGACTTCGCGGTCCCGCCCGGCCGGCTGGCCGAGGCCTGCGAAGCGCTGCTCGACCTCCAGACGCGGCACGGCTTCGACGCCGCCGTCGCGGGCCACGCGGCCCACGGCAACCTGCACTTCCTGCTCGCCTTCGACGCGGCGGTGCCCGCCGACGTCGAGCGCTATGCCGCCTTCATGGACGAGTTCTGCCGTCTGACGGTGGAGCGTTTCGACGGCTCCCTGAAGGCGGAGCACGCCACCGGCCGCAACATCGCGCCCTTCCTGGAGCTGGAGTGGGGCCCGAAGGCGACCGAGCTGATGTGGCGCACGAAACAGGTCATCGACCCGGACGGGGTGCTCGCGCCGCGCATCGTCCTGGACCGGGACCCGAAGGCGCACCTGCGCGGTCTCAAGACCATCCCGCGCGTGGAGCCGATCGCCGACCCGTGCATCGAGTGCGGCTTCTGCGAACCGACGTGCCCCAGCGAGGACCTGACCACGACACCGCGCCAGCGCATCGTGCTGCGCCGCGAGATGATGCGCCAGCCCGCGGGGTCGCCGGTGGAGGACGGTCTCGTCGAGGCGTACGGATACGACGCCGTGGACACCTGCGCGGGCGACTCGACGTGCAGCATCGCCTGTCCGGTGGGCATCGACACGGGCGCTCTGATGAAGGAGTTCCGGCACGCGCGGCACTCACCGCGCGAGGAGCGGGCGGCCGCTGTCGCCGCGAAGAACTTCAAGGCCGTCGAGGCGTCGGCACGGCTCGCGGTGGCCGCCGCCGACCGGATCAGCGACCGGCTGCTCACCGCGGTCACCCGCCGCGCGCGCAAGGCCGTGCGGCCGGACCTCGTCCCCGAGTGGCTGCCGCGGATCCCCGGGGCCGCGGTGCGCAAGCTGCCGCGCACCGCGCGCGTGGGAGCCACCGCCGTCTACTACCCGGCGTGCGTCAACCGCATCTTCGGCAGCCCCGGCGACCGCTCCCTGGCGGAGGCCGTCGTCGCCGTCTCCGCGCGCGCGGGGAAGCCGGTTTGGATTCCGGACGATGTCGCGGGGACGTGCTGCGCGACGATCTGGCACTCCAAGGGGTACGTCGCGGGCAACCGCGTCATGGCCAACCGCATCGTCGAGGCGGCCTGGGGCTGGACGGCGGGCGGCCGCCTGCCACTGGTCGTCGACGCGTCGTCCTGCACGCTGGGCATCGCCCACGAGGTCGCCCCGTATCTCACCGCGGACAACCGGGAGTTGCACCGGGAGCTCACGGTCGTCGACTCGATCGTCTGGGCCGCCGACGAACTGCTCCCCCGGCTGACGGTGCACCGCACGGTCGGCTCCGCCGTCCTGCACCCCACGTGCTCCATGCAGCACCTCGGCGACGAGGCACAGCTCCGTGCCGTCGCCGAGGCGTGCGCGGACGAAGTGGTCGTCCCGGACGACGCGGGGTGCTGTGCCTTCGCGGGCGACCGGGGCATGCTCCACAAGGAGCTGACGGAGTCGGCCACGCGCAAGGAGGCCGCGGAGGTCACGTCCCGTCCCTACGACGCGCACCTCTCCGCCAACCGCATGTGCGAGGTGGGCATGGACCACGCGACGGGCCGCGGGTACTACTCCGTACTCCTCCAACTGGAGCGCGCGACGCGCCCCTGA